In Microvirga sp. 17 mud 1-3, the genomic window GGCTTTCCTCAAAACAGCGACAGCTGCGCCGATTCCTTCACGGGCGGGGTGAACAGGTCGGTGCGCAGCTTCCAGCTGCGCTGGTTGAGGCCGAGGCGTTCGGCGGCGGTTTCGAAGCGGCGGCCGATCATCCACGCATAGGGGCCGATGCCGGTCTGGCGCACGCCCCATTGGGAATCGTAATCCTTGCCGCCGCGCGCCTCCTGCAGCAGCGAGAAGACGTGGTTGAGCTTGTCCGGGTAGTGCTCCACGAGCCAGTCGCGCATGACGTCCTTCAGGTCGTGCGGCAGGCGCAGCAGCACGTAGCCCGCCTCCCGGGCGCCGGCGATGTGCGCCGCCTTCAGGATTTCCTCGATCTCGTGGTCGTTGATCGCCGGAATGATCGGCGCCACCAGAACGGTCACAGGAATGCCGGCCTCCGCCAGCTTGCGCACGGTGTCGAGCCGCTTGGCCGGCGAGGCGGCGCGGGGCTCCATGCGGCGGGCGAGGCGGGGATCGAAGGTCGTGATGGAAATCGCCACCTTGGCGAGCTGCCGGTCGGCCATGCGGGTCAGGATGTCGATGTCCCGTGTGACGAGGGCCGATTTGGTCACGATCCCGACCGGATGGTTCGTCCGGTCCAGCACCTCCAGGATGCCGCGCGTGATGCGGAAGCGCCGCTCGACCGGTTGGTAGGGATCGGTGTTCGAGCCGAGCGCGATCACACTTGGCGCATAGGAGGGCGCGCGCAGCTCCTTTTCCAGGAGTTCGGGTGCGCCGGGCTTGGCGAAGATCTTGGTCTCGAAATCGAGCCCCGAGGACAGCCCCTGGAAGCCGTGGGTGGGGCGCGCAAAGCAATAGGAACAGCCGTGCTCGCAGCCGCGATAGGGATTGATGGAGCGGTCGTAGCCGATGTCGGGCGAGTCGTTCCGCGTGATGATCGTGCGTGGCTTCTCGACGATCACCTCGGTGGGGAGGGGCGGGAGCTCCTCCTCCAGGTTCCAGCCGTCGTCGAAGGCCTCGCGCTTCGCGGGCTCGTAGCGTCCCGTCGGGTTCGACACGGAGCCGCGCCCGCGCCGCCGCTCGCCTTCGACCCGATAGGCGGGATCGTCCATCCGGCGCCGCGCGGCCTCGGCCGCCTCGATAGGCGAGCGCGCAACGGGCCGTGACAGGACGGGGTCGCGGGGAATTTCCCTGAAACGGATAGTCATGGCGGCCTCACGCGAATCCGGCATTGAGAGGGCCACAAGAATAAGAACAAAAAAGGAACAAAATCAAGTCGACTTAAGCGCGACCTGTTTCCCTCCCCTTGTGGGGAGGGCTAGGGTGGGGGTGTCGGCGCCACGATTTTAAAGTCCTGCGCTCACACCCCCACCTCCAGCTCCTCCCCACAAGGGGGAGGAGAGCAGGGATGTGCCTCCCGCGAAAACCCGAGATCCGAGGGGAAAAGGCCAGCACAGCACTTCCCAATCATCCCAGGCTCAGCTCAAGAATCCCGAACTGGCAAAGGGGCTGCTCGGCACGACGAGACGGAGGCGACGGCGCACTCGGAAAGCCCTATGCTCTTTCCATGATCACCGCTCTCATCCGCACCCGGCACGGGCCCGAGGCCCTTGCTGTCACGTTGAGCGCCCTCGTTCCCGCCGTGACCGCGGGGCTCGTGGGCGATGCCGTCGTTCTGGCCGAGGAACAGGACGAGGCGATTGCCCAGGTGGCGGAGGCCGCTGGAGCGGTCCTGGTCGTGGCGCAGCGCGATTCCTGGGCTGAGGGCGCGCGGGTGGCGCGGCGGGACTGGCTCCTGTGCCTCGATGCCGGGGATGTGCCGCAGGAGGGGTGGATCCGCGTGCTCGATCGCTTCCTCGGGGCTGGCCCGCCTTCCAGCGAATCAGGGCGCTTTCGGAGGCCTCAGGGTGTGGCGCATGCTCTCTTGAGGGCTCTCTCGGCGGTATTGCGGAGACGGACGGTGCAGGCCGGGGACCTCATCCATCGCAGCCTCCTGGCCGAGGGCGTGCGGTTTCCTGCGCCCGTCCGCCTGCCGGCGAGCGTGGAGCGCGATCCGGCTTTCGGCTGAGCCGGGCCTCAGCCCTGGAGCTTGCCCCGCTTCAGGTGCTCGTCGAGGCGAGGCATGATCTCGACGAAATTGCAGGGCCGGTAGCGGTAGTCGAGCTGCGTCGAGAGAATGCCGTCCCAGGCATCCTTGCAGGCGCCGGGCGAACCCGGCAGCACAAAAACGAAGGTCGTCCGGATGAGGCCCGCCGTAGCGCGGGACTGGATCGTGGAGGTGCCGATCTTATCGAAGCTGATGCGGTGGAAGATCGTCGAGAACCCGTCCATGCGCTTGTCGAAGAGCGGCTCGATCGCGTCCGGCGTCACGTCCCGGCCCGTAAAGCCAGTGCCACCCGTCGTAATGATCACGTCGATGGCCGGATCCTCGGCCCAACCTCGCACCTTCGCGCGGATCGCCTCCGCGTCGTCCGGAACGATGGCCCGGTCGCCGAGCCGGTGACCCGCCTTGGTCAGGCGTTCGGTCAGCGTGTTGCCCGACTTGTCGTCGTCAAGGGAGCGGGTGTCCGAGACGGTCAGGACCGCGATGGTGAGGGGAACGAAGGGGAGGGTCTCGTCGATGCCGGGCATGCGGATTCTCTCGCTGTGCCCCTTCGTCTACCGCTGTTGCGTGGCACGATCCAGCAAAACGCCGTCGTCTCCGTCATTCCGGGGCGAACCCCGGAATTGACGATGCCCTCTTTCTCGGATCGCTAGAGCATCGTGTGGACCCAGAGGGCCGCGTCAGCGAAAAGTGGACCCGGTTTTCCGCCCCGAACGATGCTCCAGCCCAGAGAAGAAGCATCGGACCCAAAAGTGGGTCCACTTTTGGGTCCGATGCTGTAGGGAAGTGCGTAGCCTTACAACTTGCTCGCCCGGAACGTGTCGCAAGCCTGGATCTGGCCGGTCTTGAGGCCGGTGGTCAGCCAGCGTACCCGCTGTTCGGAAGAGCCGTGGGTGAAGCTGTCGGGGACGACGCGGCCTTGCGACTGCTGCTGAAGGCGGTCATCGCCGATGGCCTGGGCGGCCGCGATCGCCTTTTCGATGTCGCCCTGCTCAAGGGAGTTCCAGCGCTCGTTGGAGTGGTGCGCCCAGACGCCCGCGAGGCAGTCGGCCATCAGCTCGACGCGGACCGAGAGCTGGTTGCGCTCCGTCGCCCCGACCTCCTGCTGCCGGGCCTGGACCCGGGGCAGGATGTCGAGCTGGTTCTCCACGTGGTGCCCGACCTCGTGGGCGATCACATACGCATAGGCGAAGTCGCCGCCGGCACGGAAGCGCTGCTGCATCTCCTGGAAGAAGGACAGGTCGAGATAGACCGTCTGATCGAGGGGGCAGTAGAAGGGGCCCATGGCCGATTGCGCGGCACCGCAGCCGGAGCGCGTGGCGCCCGAGAACAGCACCAGCTTGGGCTCCTTGTACTGGCGGTTGGCCTGCTGCGGCAGCACGGTTTTCCACACGTCTTCCGTGTTGCCCAGGATGGCGGCCGCGAAGCGGCCCATCTCGTCCTGCGGCGTGCCCTGCTTGCCCTGCTGCTGCTCGTAGCCGCCCTGGTTCGCGATCATCTCGGCGCCGCCGATGAGCAGGCGCGGATCGATGCCGAGCGCCCAGCCGATGATGCCGAGCACCACGATGGTGCCGATGCCGAGGCCGCCCGCACCGCCCGGAATGCCACGGCGGTCTTCCACGTTCGACGAGGTTCGAAATTCATCCCAGCGCATAGTCCACCTCAAGAGGCGTTGAGCGCCTCGTTCGAGCGATAAAGCTGGAGCGTAGTGACAGGTTCCCGTCGGAACGGGAAGGACCTGCCTATTCCGTTCCGTCGAGGGCTCGCCGCAGGGCCTGGAAATCCCGCCAGCCGAGCCGCTTCTGCAGGGGCTGGCGCAGCAGATAGGCCGGGTGCAGCGTCGGCAGCGCCCGGATCTCGCGCCCGTCCCCTGCCTTGTAGGTGAACCAACGCCCGCGGCTGCGCAAAATCCCGTCCTTCACGTCGAGGAGGTTCTGGGTGGCCGGGCCGCCGAGGCAAAGCAGGAAATCAGGTGCCGCGAGCTCGATCTGCCGCGCGATGAAGGGCTTGCAGATCGCCACTTCCTGCGGGGTTGGGGTGCGGTTGCCCGGCGGGCGCCAGGGCACGATATTCGCCACGTAGACGCTCGTGCGGTCGAGGCCGATGGTGGCGAGCATCCGGTCGAGGAGCTGGCCCGAGCGGCCCATGAAGGGCTTGCCGATGCGGTCCTCGTCCGCGCCGGGGGCCTCGCCCACCAGCATCACGCGGCCTTCCGGATTGCCGTCCGCGAAGGCGAGATTCTTGGCGCTGAATTTCAGGGCGCAGCCCTCGAATTCGGCGAGCAGCCCTTCCAGCTCCTCCAGGGACTTGGCATGGGCGGCCAGTTCGCGGGCCAGGTGGGCGGCATCATCCGGCGTTCCTGCCGCAGCCTTGGGCAAAGGGCGGGCGGGCGTTGCGGGCGGCGCAGCCGGGGATGCGGCTTGGCGCTGCGAAGGAGAGCGGGGCTCGGGCTGCCGGTCCGGCGCGGGAGCGGGCTCCGCGAAGCGATTGTGCGGGGTCTCGTCGAGGGCAAGGTCCACCCCCGCCTCGACATGGAAGTCGAGGAGTGCCTGCAGGGCCTCGCGATCGGGGGGCATGTCCGCCATGAGCTCTATGTAAGCGTCCCGCGAGGCGCGGACAACTCGCACCGCAGCACCGTGTCGCGGTTCTTCAGGCCATCAGGTCGAACAGGGTCGGCTCCTCGTCCCGGCGCGCACCCTCGATCTCCAGGAGCCGGCGCTTCGTGACGGCTCCGCCGGTGGCCGAGAAGCCGCCGAGCTTCCCGCCGGCTCCGACCACCCGATGGCAGGGAACGATGATCGCGAAGGGGTTGCGCCCGAGGGCTTGGCCGATGAGCCGGGGATTGTCGACCGAAAGTCGCGCCGCGATCTCTCCATAGGTCATGACCCGGCCGGGCAGGATGGTGCGGGCCACCTCGTAGACGCGCCGGTGAAGCTCCGGCACGCCCTCCATGTCGAGGGGAGCGCCCAACAGGTCGCGGGCCTCGCCTGCCAGAAGCGCGACCACGTCTGCGATGACATGGCGGATCGCTTCCGGTGGATCGGCCTCGGAAGCCTCGTGAAAGCGCCGGACAAGGCGGTCGCGGGTCTTCGCCGCATCGTCTTCCGGCAGCTGAAAAGCCGTGATTCCACGCTCGTTCCAGGCGATCCCGCAGGGGCCGACCGGCGTGTCGAAGATCGTGAGGAAGGTCTGGGCTGCCATGATCGTCGCTCCCGTTCCGGGCCGGGCGGCCCCCGAGGCCCGCATCGGCAACCGTCATCATGGGCGGATTCGAGGCGCCTTCAATCCATTTCCTGCCGTTTTCCGCGGTTCAGTTCTCGATCACCAGCGGCTCACCCGCGGCCAGATGTGCGGCCGAGAAAGACGGAGAGGCTTTCGGCGCCATTCCGATCCTTTTCGCGGGATTGAGAATGAATATGCGCAATCTTCTTCCAGCGCGGCCACAACGAGGGTAGGAGACCATGTGAACAAAGAGGCTTGAGAAACCCCGCTGTTAGTTCATATGTAAACTATCTGTCCGGGGTCGCGCGTATCAGGAGGAAGACCATGGCCGAGCTGCCCGCCCGTGAATCGATGGAGTTCGACGTCGTCGTCGTAGGGGCGGGCCCTGCGGGCCTGGCGGCTGCCATTCGCCTGAAGCAGGATGCTGCCGAGCGGGGCGCCGAGGTCTCCGTGGTCGTGGTCGAGAAGGGGTCCGAAGTGGGCGCCCACATTCTCTCAGGCGCCGTGATCGATCCCATCGGCCTCGATGCCCTCCTGCCGGAATGGCGCACCGATCCGGACCGTCCCCTCAAGACCGAGGTAACGGCCGACGAGTTCATGTATCTTGGCCACGCGGGCGGCGTGCGGCTGCCGAACGTGTTCATGCCCAAGCTCATGAACAACCACGGCAATTTCGTCGGGTCCCTCGGCAATGTCGCGCGCTATCTCGGCCGTAAGGCCGAGGAATTGGGCGTCGAGATCTATCCGGGCTTCCCGGCCTCCGAGGTTCTGGTGGAGGACGGCAAGGTGGTGGGCGTCGCCACCGGCGACATGGGCATCGGCCGTGACGGCCAGCCCAACGCCAATTTCACCCGCGGCATGGAGCTGCGGGCCAAGTACACGATCTTCGCCGAAGGCGCGCGCGGCTCCCTGACCAAGCAGATGGTGGACCGCTTCGGCCTCAATCAGGGCCGGGATCACCAGAAATACGGCCTCGGCATCAAGGAACTCTGGCAGGTTAGGCCGGAAAACTTCCAGCCGGGCCTCGTGCGGCACTCCATGGGCTGGCCCCTGCCCAACAATGCGGGCGGCGGCTCCTGGCTCTACCATTTCGACGACAACCTCGTGTCGGTCGGCTTCGTGGTGCACCTCAACTACAAGAACCCGACCCTCTCGCCCTTCGACGAGTTCCAGCGGTTCAAGACCCACCCGATGGTGCGGGATGTGTTCGAGGGCGCAAAGCGCATCGGCTACGGAGCGCGGGCCATCATGGAGGGCGGCTGGCAATCGGTGCCGCGCCTGTCCTTCCCGGGCGGCTGCCTGGTGGGCGATTCCGCCGGTTTCGTGAACGTGCCGCGCATCAAGGGCAGCCATAACGCTATCCTGTCGGGGATGCTCTGCGCCGATCATGTCTTCGATGCGCTCCAGGACGGGCGTGCCAACGACGAGGTTGCCTCCTATGAGGAGACCTGGCGCGCCTCGCCCATCGGCTATGACCTCAAGCGGGTGCGCAACGTGAAGCCGCTCTGGTCCCGCTACGGCACGGCCGCCGGCGTGGCGCTCGGCGGGCTCGACATGTGGCTCACCGAGATCTTCGGCTGGTCGCCCTTCGGCACTATGAAGCACGGCAAGCCCGACCATGAGAGCCTGCTGCCGCTCTCCCAGGTGAAGCCGATCGTCTATCCGAAGCCGGACGGGGTGCTGACCTTCGACCGGCTCTCCTCGGTGTTCCTGTCGAACACCAACCACGAGGAGGACCAGCCGCCCCACCTCCAGGTCAGGGACATGGGCCTGCAGAAAG contains:
- a CDS encoding PA0069 family radical SAM protein, which produces MTIRFREIPRDPVLSRPVARSPIEAAEAARRRMDDPAYRVEGERRRGRGSVSNPTGRYEPAKREAFDDGWNLEEELPPLPTEVIVEKPRTIITRNDSPDIGYDRSINPYRGCEHGCSYCFARPTHGFQGLSSGLDFETKIFAKPGAPELLEKELRAPSYAPSVIALGSNTDPYQPVERRFRITRGILEVLDRTNHPVGIVTKSALVTRDIDILTRMADRQLAKVAISITTFDPRLARRMEPRAASPAKRLDTVRKLAEAGIPVTVLVAPIIPAINDHEIEEILKAAHIAGAREAGYVLLRLPHDLKDVMRDWLVEHYPDKLNHVFSLLQEARGGKDYDSQWGVRQTGIGPYAWMIGRRFETAAERLGLNQRSWKLRTDLFTPPVKESAQLSLF
- the moaB gene encoding molybdenum cofactor biosynthesis protein B; translation: MPGIDETLPFVPLTIAVLTVSDTRSLDDDKSGNTLTERLTKAGHRLGDRAIVPDDAEAIRAKVRGWAEDPAIDVIITTGGTGFTGRDVTPDAIEPLFDKRMDGFSTIFHRISFDKIGTSTIQSRATAGLIRTTFVFVLPGSPGACKDAWDGILSTQLDYRYRPCNFVEIMPRLDEHLKRGKLQG
- a CDS encoding neutral zinc metallopeptidase, whose product is MRWDEFRTSSNVEDRRGIPGGAGGLGIGTIVVLGIIGWALGIDPRLLIGGAEMIANQGGYEQQQGKQGTPQDEMGRFAAAILGNTEDVWKTVLPQQANRQYKEPKLVLFSGATRSGCGAAQSAMGPFYCPLDQTVYLDLSFFQEMQQRFRAGGDFAYAYVIAHEVGHHVENQLDILPRVQARQQEVGATERNQLSVRVELMADCLAGVWAHHSNERWNSLEQGDIEKAIAAAQAIGDDRLQQQSQGRVVPDSFTHGSSEQRVRWLTTGLKTGQIQACDTFRASKL
- a CDS encoding uracil-DNA glycosylase, whose protein sequence is MADMPPDREALQALLDFHVEAGVDLALDETPHNRFAEPAPAPDRQPEPRSPSQRQAASPAAPPATPARPLPKAAAGTPDDAAHLARELAAHAKSLEELEGLLAEFEGCALKFSAKNLAFADGNPEGRVMLVGEAPGADEDRIGKPFMGRSGQLLDRMLATIGLDRTSVYVANIVPWRPPGNRTPTPQEVAICKPFIARQIELAAPDFLLCLGGPATQNLLDVKDGILRSRGRWFTYKAGDGREIRALPTLHPAYLLRQPLQKRLGWRDFQALRRALDGTE
- a CDS encoding methylated-DNA--[protein]-cysteine S-methyltransferase, producing MAAQTFLTIFDTPVGPCGIAWNERGITAFQLPEDDAAKTRDRLVRRFHEASEADPPEAIRHVIADVVALLAGEARDLLGAPLDMEGVPELHRRVYEVARTILPGRVMTYGEIAARLSVDNPRLIGQALGRNPFAIIVPCHRVVGAGGKLGGFSATGGAVTKRRLLEIEGARRDEEPTLFDLMA
- a CDS encoding electron transfer flavoprotein-ubiquinone oxidoreductase; amino-acid sequence: MAELPARESMEFDVVVVGAGPAGLAAAIRLKQDAAERGAEVSVVVVEKGSEVGAHILSGAVIDPIGLDALLPEWRTDPDRPLKTEVTADEFMYLGHAGGVRLPNVFMPKLMNNHGNFVGSLGNVARYLGRKAEELGVEIYPGFPASEVLVEDGKVVGVATGDMGIGRDGQPNANFTRGMELRAKYTIFAEGARGSLTKQMVDRFGLNQGRDHQKYGLGIKELWQVRPENFQPGLVRHSMGWPLPNNAGGGSWLYHFDDNLVSVGFVVHLNYKNPTLSPFDEFQRFKTHPMVRDVFEGAKRIGYGARAIMEGGWQSVPRLSFPGGCLVGDSAGFVNVPRIKGSHNAILSGMLCADHVFDALQDGRANDEVASYEETWRASPIGYDLKRVRNVKPLWSRYGTAAGVALGGLDMWLTEIFGWSPFGTMKHGKPDHESLLPLSQVKPIVYPKPDGVLTFDRLSSVFLSNTNHEEDQPPHLQVRDMGLQKASEHDVYGGPSQRYCPAGVYEWVEGEGGVRYQINAQNCVHCKTCDIKDPNQNINWVTPEGGGGPNYVNM